The region CGGGGCATACCAGGGTTGCGGGGCCAGAAATGGGTGCGTTTCCCCGGCGGGGGGCCACACCGGGGGGCCACCATGGGAATCCGGCCGTGCGACACCAAAGGGGCGCCCCATGATGAGTCCGGACGGGATCGGCACTCTGTTACGGAGCCTCCGTAAGCAGGCATGCCGGACCCGACAGGAGCAAGCTCTGCGCATGGAGGACGCCCAAGGCGGCGGCTGGTTCGACCCGGACAACCTCAAACGGTGGGAAAGCGAGCGGCGGTTACCCACCCCCGTATGGCACGAGACGATCGCCCGCGCCTACGGCCTGACGGTCGGCGACGTACGCCGTGCTGTCGCCGCATCACGGCAGCACCGACGCAGCCAGGGCAGCAAGGAGGACGAGGACGTGAACCGACGCAAGTTCATAGGAGCAGCAGCCGCCGCCGTAGGCGCGAGCGCGCTCCCCGGCATCGCACAGGCCCGCGAGGGAATCGACGGCGCCCTCGCCGGTACCGGCACCGGTGACCTCGCCTACCTGGAATCCGCTTTCGAGCGCCACCGCGGCGGGTACCGAGGCCGCTCACCCCACACTGTCCTCGCCGAGATGCAAAGTGACCTCGACCTGTTGCGTGAGATCCTCAGCCGCCCCCACCCGGCCAAGGCGCGCGCCGACCTTGCCCGCACCGCCGCAGGCATCGCCGGACTCGTGGCGATCATCCAGCACGACCGAGGTGACGAGCGCGACGCCTTCCGGTGGTTCACCACCGCCGAGCGGGCCGCCCGCGAATCCGGCGACCGCCGCATGACCGCATGGGTCCTGGCCCGGCACGCCATGGTGCCGCTCAACTACGGCGCCCCCACAGCGGCCGCACGCCTCGCCGCCCAGGCCCGCCGAGAAGCCGGGCAAGTACCCACCGCGGCGGCCGCGCTGGCTGCGGCAGTCAGCGCCCGGTCCCTCGCCGCCATGGGCGACAAGGCCGGAGCAGCCAAGGTGGTCGAAGCCGTGCGCACCTTGGCCGAACGCCTCGACGGCCCCGAAAGCGCCGACACCTGGTTCGGCTACCCGCTCCAGAAACACCATGTGCACCTCTCCCAGGCGTACACACTGCTCGGCAACACCTCGGCCGCCTACGCCGCGCAAGGCAACGCCCTCGAACTCACGGACACGCCGTCAGTGATGACCCGGGCCTTGCTGGAGATGGATACCGCAATCTGCCTCCGCCTTGAGGGAGACCCGAGCGCAGCAGCGGACATGGCGACCGAGACGTTCGAGCGACTGCCAGCCAGCTACCGCACCGGCCTGATCCGCTCCCGCGCGGCTGGCCTCCACCGCCAGCTCGCCGGCCGAGACCGCGACCAGCTCGGAGACGTCCTCAGGTAGCTGGGACACAGAGGCGGTGCCGAGGGGCATCGATTTTGCGATGAACCGCACCACCCGGGCGGGTGAGCAGCCCGGCGTCTTGGGCAACCTGCGGCCCATACAGCGCTATCCATACGTTCGTGATCAAGAACCTGCTGCGCGCCGCTACGGCCGCCACGCTCGCCATCCTGCCCGTCACCATGTCCCCGTCGGCGCATGCCGCCGAGACACTTCCGCTCAGCGTCGCGGTTGACCAGCTCGGCCTCGCCGATGAATCCCGCGAGGGGTACACGCGCGACAAGTTCCGCCACTGGAACGCCGGGCAGAACCCTTCGGACGGCTGCAACACCCGCAACGAGGTCCTGATTGCCGAGGCAGTTGAGCCGCCGACCGCCGGCCCCCGGGTGCAAGCTGACCGGCGGCACCTGGTGGTCGTACTACGACGCGACCACGGTGTCCGGCCCCTCCGGCCTCGACATCGACCACATGGTTCCCCTCGCCGAATCGTGGGACTCCGGCGCAGCAGGCGGAGCAGCGGCAGCGCGACCGCGACGGGTGCGAATCGCGCATGTCCGGAGTCACTCGGGACCAAGCCGCGCCGGTACTGCTCCCCCAACTGCCGGCAGCGGGCGTATGAGGAACGGAAGCAGAGGGAAGCGATCGTTGCCGTAGTTGCCGCAGCTGTCGCTCGGGGAACAACGTCACGTGACAGCAAGTGAGAATGTCGTGCGGTGTTCCTGCCCGCGGCCTTAGCTCCCGGTATGAGCGGCGCGAGACCGAGCATTCGCCGCTCCGCGTGGCCTCCCTCGCACGCAGCTCCGCCCGATACGGCCGCATGTGAAGGATCACCCGTAGTGGGTGGGACCTCGACTGCTGACCCAAGACCCACTTTCACCAGGCTGCAAGCGGAACAACGGTCGCATGCCCGAGCGCTACGTAACGACTCGACGGGCCAGCAACAGCTTCCCGAGATTGTTGAGGGGCACCACCTCGACCACGCGGCCGGTGCCGGGCGCGTGCACGATCAGCCCTCCCCCGATGGCCATGGCCACATGCTCAGGCCGGGCTGCATTGCCTTCGGTGAAGACGAGATCACCCGGTTGCAAATTGCTCGTCGGCACGGCGCGCCCCTCGTTGACCTGGCTGTAGGTGCTGCGGGAGATCTCGATGCCGGCCACTCCGTATGCGCGCTGCATCAGAGAGGAGCAGTCGCAGCGGTCTCTGGGGTTTCCGCTGTGGGGGTTGGTGCAGGTGCCGCCCCATTGGTAGGGCGTGCCGAGCTGGCCAAGGGCCCAGCGGATCGCGTTTCGCGCTGGCATGGGAGCGGTGACGGGGATTTGGTATCCCTCGGGGAGCGTCCCTGGTGGGATGTCTCCGTAGTCCGTGTCGGCTTGGTGCGTGCAGTCGGCCGTCCCGTAGTCGCCGGCCAGTGGGGCGCCCGCCGCTGCTGCGCCGAGGGTGGGTGCGATGGCCTGCTGCAGCGCGGTGGCCAGCGGCTCGTGCTTGGCGTACGCGTCCGGGAATCCTGACTTCTGCACTTCCTGGGAGGCGACAGTGACCGGCATCTGCTCCCAGCCGTCCACTGATTTCAGGGCGTTGTAGAACTTCGTGGATGCGTACACCGGGTCGAGAATCTGATCGCGGGTGCCCCAGCCCTGGGAGGGGCGCTGCTGGAAGAGGCCGACGCTGTCGCGGTCGCCGTAGGGCAGGTTTCGCAGGGTGGATTCCTGCATGGCGGTGGCCAGGGCGATGACCTGCCCCTTGGCGGGAATCTTCATCTGTACGCCGGTCGCCACGATCACACGGGCATTGGGGATCTGCTCCTGAGGCAGAGACAGGCCAGACACCTTGATGTCGCTGGTACTGCCGACGAGAACGGCTTTCACCTGCTCGGCTACCTGGGCCGTGTCGACGTCCATGCCCGCGGCCCCGCCCGCGGCGCAGCTGGCACGGTTGCGGGCGGCCGCCTCCGCATCCGTCTGGACGATACCGGTGACGTGTGCGGCAATCGCCGCCATGAGGATGATCCCAAGCACGATCAGGCCGGTGCCGCCCGCCAGCCACTTCCTGCGCTCCTTGGTCATGAGGAACTCCGCGGCGGTGTACGACGCCTGGCGAGCGCCTGCGCTTCGCGGCTGTCGAGCCAGGCCGCGAAGCCCCCGGGCCCCTGAGCCCCCCGATGAGGCTGCTCGTTCAGCGGCGGCTGCTGTGCCGGCTGATTCCGCCGGGACGAGTTGGGTTGTGTGCGAGCAGGGCGCGTGCGCGACGTAGAGCGCTGCCCGGCGGACTGGACCGGACCAGGGCGGGGCGCATTACCGGTGGGCTGTGCTTGGCGGCCTTGCTGGTGGCGGCGCGTGGTGGCATCCATAGCCCGCAGACGCCGGTTACGCCTACCGTTCGGCCCCGCCGACGGGCGCGGCTGGGTCCGGGGGCGAGGCGTGGGAATAGGAGCGGGAGGGGAAGGGGGCGGCTGTGTGGGGCGGCTGGGCACCGGCCGCTGCATCTGCGACTGGTATCCCGCTCGATGGGCCTGGTGGCCGGCTGGTCGCCGGGCTGGCGGGCGTCGGCGCCCGCCGCGGCCACCGGTGTTGATGCGGCTCATGAGCGCTGTGGCGCCGACGGCCTGCGGCATGGCGTAGCCAACGGCGGCGAGCGGATTGCCATGGGCGAGGGAGACGCCGACCAGCGCACCCCGCACGATGCCACGTGCGGTGGTCCTGCCGATGTGCCGGTTCTTTGGGACTGTTGAGGAGGCAGGCGGGCTGAAGGCGGAGCCGTGGGTGCCGCCGACGCGGCCGGCGGACAGCTTTCCTCGGAAGTTCGCGGCAGTCTGTTTCGAGCCCGCGGCGAGCTCCTTGCGCTTCTTGAGCGCTCCGATGCATACGAGGTCCACGACCAGGAACCGCAGCGTCAGTTCCCTGCCCCAGTCCTCCTGTGCCGGGTCGAGGACGGCTTGGATGATGATGATGAAGACGGCCAGGGCGATGACGGATGTGAGCATCTGTCCCAGTGAGCGCAGGACGGAAGCGGCCCAGTCCCAGAGGAACGCGCGGCCGGCGCCGGGGATGGTGCCGGCGATGAGAGCAGGCTCGCCGCGGATGGCGT is a window of Streptomyces agglomeratus DNA encoding:
- a CDS encoding C40 family peptidase; this encodes MTKERRKWLAGGTGLIVLGIILMAAIAAHVTGIVQTDAEAAARNRASCAAGGAAGMDVDTAQVAEQVKAVLVGSTSDIKVSGLSLPQEQIPNARVIVATGVQMKIPAKGQVIALATAMQESTLRNLPYGDRDSVGLFQQRPSQGWGTRDQILDPVYASTKFYNALKSVDGWEQMPVTVASQEVQKSGFPDAYAKHEPLATALQQAIAPTLGAAAAGAPLAGDYGTADCTHQADTDYGDIPPGTLPEGYQIPVTAPMPARNAIRWALGQLGTPYQWGGTCTNPHSGNPRDRCDCSSLMQRAYGVAGIEISRSTYSQVNEGRAVPTSNLQPGDLVFTEGNAARPEHVAMAIGGGLIVHAPGTGRVVEVVPLNNLGKLLLARRVVT
- a CDS encoding transcriptional regulator; its protein translation is MEDAQGGGWFDPDNLKRWESERRLPTPVWHETIARAYGLTVGDVRRAVAASRQHRRSQGSKEDEDVNRRKFIGAAAAAVGASALPGIAQAREGIDGALAGTGTGDLAYLESAFERHRGGYRGRSPHTVLAEMQSDLDLLREILSRPHPAKARADLARTAAGIAGLVAIIQHDRGDERDAFRWFTTAERAARESGDRRMTAWVLARHAMVPLNYGAPTAAARLAAQARREAGQVPTAAAALAAAVSARSLAAMGDKAGAAKVVEAVRTLAERLDGPESADTWFGYPLQKHHVHLSQAYTLLGNTSAAYAAQGNALELTDTPSVMTRALLEMDTAICLRLEGDPSAAADMATETFERLPASYRTGLIRSRAAGLHRQLAGRDRDQLGDVLR